A genomic region of Papaver somniferum cultivar HN1 chromosome 7, ASM357369v1, whole genome shotgun sequence contains the following coding sequences:
- the LOC113300383 gene encoding gelsolin-related protein of 125 kDa-like, translating to MNSSSSSDSEMVEKITEEIPNQTNPVPPETLENQNSDVDLVDQKTGDSSKNGEEKEGEEEEAECGFCLYMKGGGCKDSFIAWEKCMEEAEEKKEDVVEKCYQVTLSLKNCMEAHPDYYAPILKAEKAAEQQVTKGMEELNKEKESKERGGDEEVKEIEIEIEIENDNGIELQNKIERIEEEEVVKKEKSTDLESVVAVKEGSEEVKEVELNNEIAEEELVEKKIEKQTDSESVVAGKDEKEDEEVKEVGLNNKVAEEESKNPVMSFFDKVFSFKF from the coding sequence atgaattcttcttcttcttctgattctgaaaTGGTAGAGAAAATCACAGAAGAAATCCCAAATCAAACAAACCCAGTTCCTCCGGAAACCCTAGAAAATCAAAATTCAGATGTTGATTTAGTAGATCAGAAGACAGGTGATTCTTCAAAGaatggagaagaaaaagagggtgaagaagaagaagcagaatgTGGGTTTTGTTTATATATGAAAGGAGGTGGATGCAAAGATAGTTTTATTGCTTGGGAGAAATGTATGGAAGAAGctgaagagaagaaagaagatgtTGTTGAGAAATGTTATCAAGTTACTTTGTCATTGAAGAATTGTATGGAAGCTCATCCTGATTATTATGCCCCAATTCTCAAGGCTGAAAAAGCTGCTGAACAACAAGTTACCAAGGGAATGGAGGAATTGAACAAGGAGAAAGAATCCAAGGAAAGAGGAGGAGATGAAGAGGTTAAGGAGATTGAGATAGaaattgagattgagaatgacaatggaattgaattgcagaataaaattgaaagaattgaagaagaagaagttgtgaagaaggagaaatcaacAGATTTGGAGAGTGTAGTCGCTGTAAAAGAAGGCAGCGAAGAGGTGAAGGAAGTAGAATTGAATAATGAAATTGCAGAAGAAGAATTGGTTGAGAAGAAGATAGAGAAGCAAACAGATTCGGAGAGTGTAGTAGCTGGAAAAGACGAAAAAGAAGACGAAGAGGTGAAGGAAGTAGGATTGAATAACAAAGTTGCAGAAGAAGAATCAAAGAATCCAGTAATGTCATTTTTTGACAAagtattttcttttaaattttga